A DNA window from Stutzerimonas stutzeri contains the following coding sequences:
- a CDS encoding diguanylate cyclase — translation MTRYLLLALLAFAGGAAASADVALELNAAERDWLADNRSVSICVDPDWLPFEILNARGEHEGIAADLLRLVASRAGLQLDIVATSDWDESVAYSQAGRCQLLSFLNQTPLRDAWLIFTQPLFTDANVVIAREDHPYVADLSALAGATVALPSGTSVEESVRRDFPQLRVISTDTDAQALALVNDRKADLTVRSLTVAAYTIRREGWFNLKIAGQLTSFDNQFRIGVLKSEPVLRDILNKAIATITPSELNQIANSHALVRLQSGTDYRLILQIVVAFSVMLLTSLFWIGRLRRLNEQLQVKSQTDALTGLANRAALDRRFAKALEQARRYHRPFSVVMLDIDHFKRINDEFGHQMGDRVLKQFAGLLQSCLRGSDAVGRWGGEEFLVLCPETSGQQAVLFAERLCEQARTFPFSTVRAQTLSAGVAELNATDTVDSLLRRADASLYRAKHEGRDRVCWKAPDERPI, via the coding sequence GTGACTAGGTATTTGCTCCTTGCGTTGCTGGCGTTTGCGGGTGGTGCAGCGGCCTCGGCCGATGTAGCGCTCGAACTAAACGCAGCCGAGCGTGACTGGCTGGCTGACAATCGCTCCGTCAGCATCTGCGTCGATCCCGACTGGCTGCCGTTCGAGATTCTCAATGCCCGTGGCGAACATGAGGGGATCGCAGCCGATCTGCTGCGGCTCGTTGCCTCTCGCGCGGGGCTGCAACTGGATATCGTGGCAACCAGCGACTGGGATGAGTCGGTTGCTTATTCCCAGGCCGGCCGCTGCCAACTGCTCAGCTTTCTCAATCAGACGCCCCTGCGTGATGCCTGGCTGATCTTCACGCAACCGCTGTTCACTGACGCCAATGTGGTTATCGCGCGGGAAGATCATCCGTACGTGGCGGACCTTTCTGCCCTTGCAGGCGCCACCGTCGCGTTGCCGTCCGGCACCTCGGTGGAGGAAAGCGTGCGGCGAGACTTTCCTCAGCTTCGCGTTATCAGCACCGACACGGATGCTCAGGCGCTGGCGCTGGTAAACGATCGCAAGGCGGATCTGACGGTGCGCTCCTTGACTGTGGCCGCTTACACCATTCGCCGGGAAGGCTGGTTCAACCTGAAGATCGCTGGCCAGCTGACGAGTTTCGATAACCAGTTCCGAATCGGCGTGCTGAAAAGCGAGCCCGTGCTGCGCGACATACTGAACAAGGCGATCGCAACCATCACCCCGAGCGAGCTGAACCAGATCGCCAACAGCCATGCGCTGGTGCGCCTGCAGTCAGGCACCGATTACCGGCTTATCCTCCAGATCGTGGTGGCTTTCTCGGTGATGCTGCTGACCAGTCTGTTCTGGATCGGGCGGTTGCGCCGGCTGAACGAGCAGCTACAAGTCAAATCGCAAACCGACGCGCTCACCGGGCTGGCCAATCGTGCAGCATTGGATCGGCGTTTCGCCAAGGCGCTGGAGCAGGCTCGGCGGTATCACCGGCCGTTTTCGGTCGTCATGCTGGATATCGATCACTTCAAACGTATCAACGACGAGTTCGGTCACCAGATGGGCGACCGTGTGCTCAAACAGTTTGCCGGTCTGCTGCAGTCCTGCCTGCGCGGTAGCGATGCGGTAGGTCGTTGGGGTGGTGAGGAATTTCTGGTGTTGTGTCCGGAAACCAGTGGGCAACAGGCGGTTTTGTTCGCCGAGCGGCTGTGCGAACAGGCACGGACGTTCCCGTTCAGCACTGTCAGAGCCCAGACACTTAGCGCGGGCGTCGCCGAACTGAACGCGACGGACACCGTGGACAGTCTGCTGCGCCGTGCCGATGCCTCGTTGTACCGCGCCAAGCATGAAGGCCGGGATCGGGTGTGCTGGAAGGCACCGGACGAGAGGCCGATCTGA
- a CDS encoding NYN domain-containing protein — MASKPSSSNKQKHLAVLIDADNAPAAIVEGLFEEIAKYGVASVKRIYGDWTKPNLGSWKKVLLDYSIQPIQQFAYTSGKNATDSSLIIDAMDLLYTRRFDGFCLVSSDSDFTRLAARIREEGLTVYGFGEQKTPSPFVSACDKFIYTEILRADAPKASIEAALPEKLAAAVQAEEPGSKPPKAADKSDTIKCQQVPVDFIAKVLDDLTEEDDWIQLGTLGQNISKLRPAFDPRLYGCKKLSDLIANQPKRFDLESRGSSATGGKDLYVRLRKPGKH, encoded by the coding sequence ATGGCCAGCAAGCCCAGCAGTTCGAACAAGCAGAAACACCTAGCGGTCCTGATCGACGCCGACAATGCGCCCGCCGCCATCGTCGAGGGGCTGTTCGAGGAAATCGCCAAGTATGGCGTCGCCAGCGTCAAGCGCATTTACGGCGACTGGACCAAACCCAACCTGGGCAGCTGGAAGAAGGTCCTGCTCGACTATTCGATCCAGCCAATCCAGCAGTTCGCCTATACCTCGGGCAAGAACGCCACCGACAGCTCGCTGATCATCGATGCCATGGACCTGCTTTACACACGGCGCTTCGACGGTTTCTGCCTGGTTTCCAGCGACAGCGATTTCACCCGCCTGGCTGCGCGCATCCGCGAGGAAGGTCTGACGGTGTACGGCTTCGGCGAGCAGAAGACGCCCTCTCCGTTCGTTTCCGCCTGCGACAAGTTCATCTACACCGAGATCCTGCGCGCCGATGCGCCGAAAGCATCCATCGAAGCAGCGCTGCCGGAGAAGCTTGCCGCCGCAGTACAGGCCGAGGAACCGGGCAGCAAGCCGCCAAAGGCAGCCGATAAAAGCGACACCATCAAATGCCAGCAGGTACCGGTGGACTTCATCGCCAAAGTGCTCGACGACCTGACTGAAGAAGACGACTGGATTCAACTGGGAACGCTGGGGCAGAACATCAGCAAGCTGCGCCCGGCTTTCGACCCACGGCTGTATGGCTGCAAGAAGCTCAGCGACCTGATCGCCAACCAGCCCAAACGCTTCGACCTGGAGTCCCGTGGCAGCAGCGCCACCGGTGGCAAGGACCTCTACGTTCGCCTGCGCAAGCCCGGCAAGCACTGA
- a CDS encoding DUF1294 domain-containing protein: MEQRGTLKSWNDQKGFGFIRPEQGGEDVFAHISAVHGERRPLVGDRVLYLAGRDPQGRLRAEHLRLDAPMTLDQPAIRQRPGSQRQTNQQQVGSPGAARSAGKPSRKLLASSIQYLPAKLVVFGLLCLLPLLGSLYRLGAVLPLVIYAVASLVTFFLYWRDKHSALKDRWRTPETTLHMFELAGGWPGALLAQQLFRHKTRKLSYQLAFWLIVVVHQAFWIDLLFIGSGFTRDRLDWLLRLL, translated from the coding sequence ATGGAACAGCGGGGCACGCTGAAAAGCTGGAACGACCAGAAGGGCTTTGGCTTCATCCGTCCAGAGCAGGGCGGCGAGGACGTGTTTGCGCATATCTCTGCTGTGCATGGCGAGCGCCGGCCGCTGGTGGGTGATCGCGTGCTTTATCTGGCCGGGCGCGATCCTCAGGGGCGGCTGCGCGCCGAGCATTTGCGTCTGGACGCGCCGATGACGTTGGATCAACCGGCGATTCGCCAGCGTCCGGGTAGCCAGCGGCAGACCAATCAGCAACAGGTCGGCTCACCTGGCGCTGCGCGAAGCGCCGGCAAGCCGTCGCGCAAATTGCTCGCCAGCAGCATCCAATATTTGCCAGCCAAGCTGGTGGTCTTCGGCCTGCTGTGTCTGCTGCCGCTGCTAGGCAGCCTATACCGGTTGGGCGCGGTGTTGCCGTTGGTGATCTATGCCGTGGCCAGCTTAGTGACCTTCTTCCTCTACTGGCGCGACAAGCACAGCGCGCTGAAGGACCGCTGGCGCACGCCGGAAACCACGCTGCACATGTTCGAACTGGCGGGCGGCTGGCCGGGCGCGCTGCTGGCGCAGCAGCTGTTCCGCCACAAGACCCGCAAGCTGAGCTATCAGCTGGCGTTCTGGCTGATCGTGGTGGTGCATCAGGCGTTCTGGATCGACTTGCTGTTCATCGGCAGTGGATTCACGCGTGATCGCCTGGACTGGCTGTTGCGACTGCTCTGA
- a CDS encoding zinc ribbon domain-containing protein YjdM — MSTLPPCPKCNSEYTYEDGQMLICPECAHEWSASESATAANESDKVIKDAVGNTLQDGDTVSVIKDLKVKGSSLVVKVGTKVKNIRLCDGDHDIDCKIDGIGAMKLKSEFVKKV, encoded by the coding sequence GTGAGCACCTTGCCGCCCTGCCCCAAATGCAACTCCGAATACACCTACGAAGACGGCCAGATGCTGATCTGTCCCGAGTGCGCCCATGAGTGGTCAGCCAGCGAAAGCGCGACTGCCGCGAACGAGAGCGACAAGGTGATCAAGGATGCCGTGGGCAACACCCTCCAGGACGGCGACACCGTCAGCGTGATCAAGGACCTCAAGGTCAAGGGCTCGTCGCTGGTGGTCAAGGTTGGCACCAAGGTGAAAAACATCCGCCTGTGCGATGGCGATCACGACATCGATTGCAAGATCGACGGCATCGGCGCAATGAAGCTGAAGTCCGAGTTCGTCAAGAAAGTCTGA
- a CDS encoding acyl-CoA thioesterase: MLDGHAELTMTVLMTPDKANFSGNVHGGTLLKYLDEVAYACASRYAGQYVVTLSVDQVVFRQPVHVGELVTFLASVNYTGTTSMEIGIKVITEDIREKTVRHTNSCFFTMVALGEDGKPVPVPPLNPKTAEQQRRFAQAYQRREIRRELEHRYSELRAGSERLTAVK, encoded by the coding sequence ATGTTAGATGGACATGCAGAGCTGACCATGACCGTGCTGATGACGCCGGACAAAGCCAATTTCTCCGGCAACGTACATGGCGGCACGCTGCTCAAATATCTCGACGAAGTCGCCTATGCCTGCGCTAGCCGCTACGCCGGGCAGTATGTCGTCACCCTCTCGGTGGACCAGGTGGTGTTCCGCCAGCCAGTGCACGTCGGCGAGCTGGTCACCTTCCTCGCCTCGGTCAACTACACCGGCACCACCTCGATGGAGATCGGCATCAAGGTCATCACCGAAGACATTCGCGAGAAGACCGTACGCCACACCAATAGCTGCTTCTTCACCATGGTCGCCCTCGGCGAGGACGGCAAACCGGTGCCAGTGCCGCCGCTGAACCCGAAAACTGCCGAGCAGCAGCGCCGTTTCGCCCAGGCCTACCAGCGCCGCGAAATCCGCCGCGAGCTTGAGCATCGTTACAGCGAGCTACGCGCAGGCAGCGAGCGCCTCACTGCGGTGAAATAA
- a CDS encoding c-type cytochrome — MRMLVLALLASFVPISHASEAIIERFNYVMADEQRREQASLAGQERAVFCSYCHGEAGNSKRKHIPNLAGQNPLYLFHSFEKFASGERVDFVMSKLAKNLSTEERVNIAVFFSQQKVSPPEGTPDVALRKAGEKIFQTTCTGCHGAHAEGMETMPRLAGQPDEYIRKALTRFRENDPSRTGSVMIGVASHLSAADVEALATYLSHLRLTPAEEMANINRLRKTTAAAQ; from the coding sequence ATGCGTATGCTCGTTCTTGCTTTGCTCGCCAGCTTCGTACCCATTTCTCATGCCAGCGAGGCGATTATCGAGCGCTTCAACTACGTCATGGCTGACGAGCAACGACGCGAGCAGGCCAGCTTGGCGGGGCAGGAGCGTGCGGTGTTCTGCTCCTACTGCCACGGCGAAGCAGGCAACAGCAAGCGCAAGCACATCCCTAATCTCGCCGGGCAGAATCCGCTTTACCTGTTCCACTCCTTCGAGAAGTTCGCCAGTGGTGAGCGTGTCGACTTCGTCATGTCCAAGCTGGCGAAGAACCTCAGCACGGAGGAACGGGTGAACATCGCAGTATTCTTCAGCCAGCAAAAGGTCAGCCCACCGGAGGGCACGCCAGATGTGGCATTGCGCAAGGCCGGCGAGAAGATCTTCCAGACCACTTGCACCGGCTGCCACGGCGCGCATGCCGAGGGCATGGAAACCATGCCGCGGCTTGCCGGGCAGCCGGACGAATACATCCGCAAGGCGCTGACGCGCTTCCGCGAGAACGACCCCAGCCGCACCGGTTCGGTGATGATTGGTGTTGCCAGCCATCTTTCCGCTGCGGACGTCGAGGCGCTGGCGACCTATCTATCGCACCTCAGGCTGACTCCCGCCGAGGAGATGGCGAACATCAACCGCCTGCGCAAGACGACCGCGGCCGCTCAGTAA
- the codA gene encoding cytosine deaminase: MNILNARLRGRSGLYRIELDGARIAAISAQQAPAEANDGDIDAASNLVVPPFIEPHIHLDATLTAGQPAWNMSGTLFEGIERWGERKALVTHEDTKARAKKTIDMLVDHGIQHVRTHVDVTDPTLSALKSMLEVREETRHLMDLQIVAFPQEGIESFKGGRELMTEAIAMGADVVGGIPHFENTRDQGVSSIKFLMDLAERSGCLVDVHCDETDDPQSRFLEVLAEEARVREMGERVTASHTTAMGSYDNAYCSKLFRLLKLSKINFVSCPTESIHLQGRFDTYPKRRGLTRVAEIDRAGMNVCFGQDSIVDPWYPLGNGNILRILEAGLHICHMLGYEDLQRGLDLITDNSARTLNLGERYGLEVGRPANLLVLSAPDDYEMLRTQGHALLSVRNGEVLMRRTPAQIQRY; encoded by the coding sequence ATGAACATCCTCAACGCCCGCCTGCGGGGTCGCAGCGGTCTGTACCGCATCGAACTGGACGGCGCACGGATCGCCGCCATCAGCGCGCAGCAGGCTCCGGCCGAAGCCAACGACGGTGATATCGACGCTGCCAGCAACCTGGTGGTGCCACCCTTCATCGAGCCGCATATCCATCTGGATGCCACCCTCACCGCCGGCCAGCCGGCGTGGAACATGAGCGGTACGCTGTTCGAGGGCATCGAGCGCTGGGGCGAGCGCAAGGCGCTGGTGACCCACGAGGACACCAAGGCGCGTGCGAAGAAGACCATCGACATGCTGGTCGACCACGGCATCCAGCATGTGCGCACCCACGTCGACGTCACCGACCCGACGCTGTCGGCGCTGAAATCGATGCTTGAAGTGCGCGAGGAAACCCGCCACCTGATGGACCTGCAGATCGTCGCCTTTCCGCAGGAGGGCATCGAGTCGTTCAAGGGCGGCCGCGAATTGATGACCGAGGCGATCGCCATGGGCGCCGATGTGGTCGGCGGCATTCCACACTTCGAGAACACTCGCGACCAGGGCGTCAGCTCGATCAAGTTCCTCATGGATCTGGCCGAGCGCAGCGGCTGCCTGGTGGACGTGCACTGCGACGAAACCGACGACCCGCAATCACGCTTTCTCGAAGTGCTCGCCGAAGAAGCGCGCGTGCGCGAGATGGGCGAGCGCGTCACCGCCAGCCACACCACGGCGATGGGCTCCTACGACAACGCCTACTGCTCCAAACTGTTCCGCCTGCTCAAGCTGTCGAAGATCAACTTCGTCTCCTGCCCGACCGAGAGCATCCATCTGCAGGGCCGCTTCGACACCTATCCCAAGCGTCGCGGACTGACCCGTGTGGCCGAGATCGATCGCGCCGGGATGAACGTCTGCTTCGGCCAGGATTCCATCGTCGACCCCTGGTATCCGCTGGGCAACGGCAACATCCTGCGCATTCTCGAAGCCGGCCTGCACATCTGCCACATGCTCGGCTACGAGGACCTGCAGCGCGGCCTTGACCTGATCACCGACAACAGCGCACGGACGCTGAACCTGGGCGAGCGCTACGGACTGGAAGTGGGGCGCCCGGCGAACCTGCTGGTGCTGTCGGCGCCAGACGATTACGAGATGCTGCGCACCCAGGGCCATGCCCTGCTTTCGGTGCGCAATGGTGAAGTGCTGATGCGCCGCACGCCGGCGCAGATTCAGCGTTACTGA
- the codB gene encoding cytosine permease, with translation MKQPVDTDYPLSEVPAGARKGLWSTSILLFGFTFFTATMFAGGKIGLAFDFKTMLWAAVLGNLLLGAYAAALGLIACRSGLNSVLMGRFCFGEVGSRLSDFLLGFTQIGWYAWGTATIAIVLVRLLELPESWTLPLMVLFGFGFCLTAFVGYKGLDLLSRIAVPAMLVLLIASLWTATRDVGGLDGLLAVQPADSLTLGMAITMIFGTFVSGATQATNWTRFARSSKVAVWASLIGFFIGNGLMIVAGAYGAIVYQQPDIVEVLVLQGLSMAAVVMLFLNLWTTQDNTIYNFAAAGCNLLRTERRRLVTLGGAFVGTLLALGGMYELLIPFLILLGSIIPPIGGVIMADYFYRHRGHYPKLAEARLPKYNSLGLAAYVLGAACAYFSPWVAPIVGILVAAAAYIVLYEGQRLAQSRTVLTRTDAR, from the coding sequence ATGAAACAGCCCGTCGACACCGACTACCCCCTGAGCGAAGTGCCGGCCGGCGCACGCAAGGGGCTGTGGTCGACTTCCATTCTGCTGTTCGGCTTCACCTTCTTCACTGCCACCATGTTCGCCGGTGGCAAGATCGGCCTGGCCTTCGACTTCAAGACCATGCTCTGGGCCGCGGTGCTCGGCAACCTGCTGCTCGGCGCCTATGCCGCCGCACTCGGCCTGATCGCCTGCCGCAGCGGGCTGAATTCAGTGCTCATGGGGCGTTTCTGTTTCGGCGAAGTCGGCAGCCGGCTGTCCGACTTCCTGCTCGGTTTCACCCAGATCGGCTGGTATGCCTGGGGCACGGCGACCATCGCCATCGTCCTGGTGCGTCTGCTGGAATTGCCGGAAAGCTGGACGCTGCCGTTGATGGTGCTGTTCGGTTTCGGCTTCTGCCTGACCGCCTTCGTCGGCTACAAGGGCCTCGACCTACTCTCGCGTATCGCGGTGCCGGCCATGCTGGTGCTGCTGATCGCCTCGCTGTGGACCGCCACCCGTGATGTCGGCGGGCTGGACGGCCTGCTCGCGGTGCAGCCGGCCGACAGCCTGACCCTCGGCATGGCGATCACCATGATCTTCGGCACCTTCGTCAGCGGTGCAACCCAGGCCACCAACTGGACGCGTTTCGCCAGGAGCAGCAAGGTCGCGGTGTGGGCCAGCCTGATTGGCTTCTTCATCGGCAATGGTCTGATGATCGTCGCCGGCGCCTACGGGGCCATCGTTTACCAGCAGCCGGATATCGTCGAAGTGCTGGTGCTGCAGGGCCTGTCGATGGCCGCGGTGGTGATGCTCTTTCTCAACCTCTGGACCACCCAGGACAACACCATCTACAACTTCGCCGCCGCCGGCTGCAACCTGCTGCGCACCGAGCGTCGCCGCCTGGTCACCCTCGGTGGCGCCTTCGTCGGCACGCTGCTGGCGCTCGGTGGCATGTACGAACTGCTGATCCCGTTCCTGATCCTGCTCGGCTCGATCATCCCGCCCATCGGCGGCGTGATCATGGCGGACTATTTCTACCGCCATCGCGGGCACTATCCGAAACTGGCCGAAGCGCGCCTACCCAAGTACAACAGCCTGGGCCTGGCGGCCTATGTGCTGGGCGCCGCCTGCGCCTATTTCTCGCCCTGGGTGGCGCCCATCGTCGGCATACTGGTGGCCGCCGCGGCCTATATTGTGCTGTACGAAGGCCAGCGCCTGGCCCAATCGCGCACGGTGCTGACGCGAACCGACGCACGCTGA